CCGGCTCTCCTCCACCCAGGAGCGAGCAAACCTTTTGGGAATCCCCAGGCCGCTGATAAAAGAGAGGGAGTGTGGCCTCTCTCCAGGATTCTAGGGCTTTTTTAACTTCCTCTTACAAACCTATACACTGTGATGTCTTTGAGCTTCGTTACATCTCTGACAAGTCCTGCATGGTTGTATAACTGATATTTGATATGCTGATgaggatttttttcatcaacatgCATTTGAACCTCTCAACATTATTTCATTGATATCAAAACACCCACAAGAAAGACAGCAGGTAGATAATAAGGAGACTTTGACTCTGATTTATGAAAAAAATGCTTCCGACACCTTTGTGTATTCAGCATGTGCACATACTGAGACATAGAGTGTGTGGGCGCATTGATAAGCAATGTAGATAAGACACTGCACataatgttaacacaactgttTTGTCAACACACCTCTAACTTAAGTCAGTTTTGAATTCCTTTACAAACACCGGTCTGAAAAATTCCAATTCATTCCATTTCATTTCTGTCTATGGGTTATTGTTAAATGATAAATTCTTTAATTTCTCATTGATTCTTGCAAGTAAacttatatataataaatgtgtCAAGTCACAGTGTCTTGTTCATCCAGTTGATAAGAGggaaacaataataaaaccacATCGATGAGTTTATTTCCTCAAACAACCGAGCCATTGATTGATATCAGACCTAAAGAGCATTATGAGGAGAAACCTCAGGCGAAACCTTTCTACAGTACATTCTACACAACTGGTTCTATCTCAGGTGAGTTGCTGTGTCCTTATTTTTGTGGATCCTGCCCTCTGCTGTGAGACAAGGTTCATTACACATGAGGGGAGCCATGACACTTGTACAGCTATAACAGTGACTAAGGACCTCTGACGTAATCATAACAAAAATGAGAATAATAGCACTGATGACAGCAGAGGTATCAAAACTACTGATGAtaactgtaaaacatcaaattcAGTAATTtgggtattttttttgtatatgatGACACTTATACTAGTAAATATGACATGTGAATCTAAAtcttataaataatatatgaatataaagtGATTGCTCTCTAAAGAAATGGATGGGGCATTTTAAAATATAGAGGAAAAAAGTATAACTAAAACTGTGGGTGGCAGCTTTAAAGCCTGGTCTAATTTTTCTGAACAGGACATCTTTAGCCCCGAGGTATTGTGTCCTGCAACAAAGAGCTGCTCTGTTCTCGTTCAGCCTTTTCTTCACACTTCACTTAGCTGTGTGCTCAGCTGAGGAATTACACAGCAGCCCTGCCTGGACCCGGAGGAAGGTCTATAACACCATCTGTGTACAGTTAGGCTGCCATGCAAAGTGGCCAGCGTGTGTTTTGCAAGATATGGGTGACGCTGTTACACAATGCAGAGCGGCCATTCTGCACGAAACACACAATGCCTCACAACTGTGTGTTCTtgacaaataaaaggaaaagaaacaaaggcCTGGTGGAAATCTGTGTAGCACTCACAGGGACAAataatatgcacacacacacacacacacacacacacaaaaacagaaacacaatgacTAGGTATTATTCTGAGCCCTCCTGTCAACAGCTGCCTGACTCAGTGGTTTGTAAAAAGGTAGCATGGTAGCAACCATTGTCACCCATTGAGCCATTAGCAGAGCTAGGTTAACACCACATACACTTTGGGACAATGATGGAAAAATACACAACGGATCAGTTCCACACGTGTCAGTCATGTCAGAAACAACGGCTCACAGACAACAGGAGTTATAAATCCATATGGAATTTATTCTTGAATCataataaactaaatattaTCCATCACTATGCAGAAACATATACATAGAATATGGTGATGTAATACAATACAgaaatagtaaaataaatactattaaaccatgtttttaaaaatcttcAGTGGGTTTGTAAGGCGTACATGTCCTGAAACAAAGGTTTACCAAACCATTTGATGGTGATTCAACACGTTGTGCTTCAAGCTACAACTAAATTTCTATGTGTAGCGACCAGAACGTCCCACTGCTTTACCAACAATGACCAATAAATGTCAAAGTGCCTTTAAATAAAATCATCCACACGAAAATATGGCACTAGAACCACAAGTGGGTTAACTGTATTTCACACGTTgactttaaaatcaaattatttcCCAGGGCTTCTGATGCAATGACCCGAAATTAATAATTTTACTGCCATAAACTTGGCTCATTAAAATTTACGGGTAGAGGCAGATGTTTATAAgatgatacatttttatttatgaaaaaaagaaCTGCTACTATTAGAAACAAACTATTATTTAAGTGCTTATTTAACTACTTCTTGCATAATATTTGTGCGCAGTGGAGATGAAGCTGAACCGCAGCAAGTTACAGGGAAGTAGAGATTAAATCATGTGTCAGGTCATTGTGAAATCTATGTGGCTTCTTAAAGAAGAGGATTTTCTATGTtttctaaaaagaaaaacatactgTGTTCTTATACTGGGGGATATAACGTCACATCTCATGTGCCTCGTTTTAAGAACTctgttttgaaaatgtcataCAAAGAATTAAAAATCATTTATGATATGAAATGTTCTTTTCAGAATGGCCCTATTTAATATTCATTAGCTGAATAACACCTGAGAACTGTCCAGTGCAGGCTGCTGGTTACTGAGCAGCTGAAGGAAGCTGGAGGTTAAAGGTCCCTACTTAAGGCACTTCAAAGATATTGTGTAGAAATGATTAACTCTGGACTGGGTCTTAATAAATATGTTCCCCCAATTACTTCTTAATATATTAGAAAAGTAACAGAAGAAAATCAAGCATCTATATATTTCATTATGGAATACCTTCTTCATCGATACGCTCATGTGGGGAGGATTACTCTGTATAATTCAAATTTGTGCATTGTAGACACCTCAGAAGAGAGAGAATCCTCCAGCATGAGTGACTattcaagtaaaaaaaacatattgggATTGTATTTCcagcttttctcttttcttgacTCAAATATTCTAAATATCTTTATCACAAATGCATCTTTAAACTAAAAATACGTCGTTAAAATCTTCTTTATGCTGCTTATTCGGATTTTCCTTCTCGTCGTTTTGTGGATTACATAGAAGTTATTCAGTAGTGCCTAGAACGTAGCACAATTTAATAAATTACCTGGTATACATGATATTTATGTGGCACAGTGAGAATGGTCCCAGTGCAGTAAACATCTCTTTGGCTTCTTTGTTCAGGTTAAAGCAAAAGGAAAATGGGACTCAGGAAATCCTTCATCAAACTTTTTCACAATGGTGAAATTCAACTTTCACCTCATTTATGCTGCACGTGTTTTATAAAAGTTAGCTACACAGGCTCCAGGGAGCAGGACACAGTCCCAGACTGTGAGGTGGATGTACAGTTATTTTCCAGTCAGATGTACTTgtttacacaaaaatatatgtttaacaGTAAAATTGCACAAGTTGACCCTCAGGAATCAACATGTAGAGATGTACTGAATTGTAAAAATAGCGTTTAAAGCTCTCAGAAGCTCGTAACTGTCTCGTCAGTATTTCTGCTTTGAACTCCTTCAAACAGCTTCGTCCTCCTCGGATTTGCATGTAAACATAAAGTAAAACACTGACTAAATCAAGAACGTACTGTATGAGATGGAAACACAAAAGAATAAATAGTAATACTAAAGGATTCCATGTCGCTCCTCTAGCTCAGCTCTTGCGAGAGTTGCTGTACCACTTCTTGACGGCGATTCCACTCGTGCTCGCCACCACGCACAGCGCCCCCCCGAGGCTCCACAGGGTCGGTGCACGGTTAAAGAAGATGAACTGGAAGATGAACGCCAGCACCACGTCCACAGTCCTCATCAGGGCCACGGGTCCGGCCTTCTCGATCTGCAGGGCCTTCGTCAGGAAGGTCTGACCAGCGATGCCCAGGACAGCGATCAGCATCAGAATCCAGCGGTCGCGGCCACAGTACGGGTACTTCCATTCCCCGAGGACGGTTACAGTGATGAGGCACTCGATGAGACCGATGACAGCGTAGTACCAAACAGAGAGGTAGTAGTGGACGCTCTTCCCCATTTTGCGGAGGATTACAAATGTAAAAGCAGCCCCGATCGCACCTAGAGACACATAAATGAGATATTAGAGAATGAAAACACCAAcatagaaaatgtataaattattaataaaaataattaaggaATTTATCATGGATTTACTAGAAAGAAACAATACAAATTGGAGTGGCACATCTTGGAGTGAGTCTCTTCTTGCGACCATTTATTTACAGGAATGCGGCTGACAGCTATAGCCTCGTGAAATCCTCTGTGAATCCCTCCTATTCAGGAACTATTTCCTCCTCTGATATTTCCCCTCATCCTTATCTTCAGTCAGACGGGCACTCCCATAGCCTCTGCCTCCAGTCGATGGTAAAGCACCACTTCGACAAAGTTCATGGAGGTCACCGCATGTACGGGCCAGTTTTTGCTGGAGGCTAAGTTTGATTTAGTTGGATCTGGTGGAAAGTCTGAGGACCACACACCACCACGACTCGGGCAGCTGCTAAGAGGAGCACTGTTGTAAATCAAGGCATGAAAACAccaaatgcagatgtgactggGAAGGATTGGGGGATTTCGCTGACTAACCACCACTGAGACTTCTACTGAAACTGTGCAGAGAGAACTTAGCTACAAAACAAAGCTCATCATTTACTTTGTGAGAAACTCTTGCTGACTTTGCTCGATGACCATCCACAAGAAATAGCAGTGTTTTGCTGGTGGGAAGCCAGTAAAGGAATATGACTTAGTCACTACACTATCAATTCCTGCGAGTTGAAAAATTCCAGCAGCTAATGCAAGCAGGTCTCTTGGCAGATTGGTGAAAGTCCCTTTTTGAGATTGTAAGATGTAACTCGCCCTGACCATGACTAACTTGAAAGACGATCCCCTGACGTGCTACTGACCAGGAGTCAGTACAAAGTTTCTGAACATCACCCCCTGAATCATTAATGATCTACTTAATCTTTGTCCACTTTCATTAAACTGAGTTATTATGTATTACCTGCAAAGGCAGCGATAGTCCCCTTGACGTGGTTAACGTAGTCGCCCTCAATGCCACGCACTTGCTGGCCAAAGAGGAATGGTGGTCGGGCGATAAGGAGGACACCAGTGAGGGTGAAAACAGTGAAGACACAGTCCCAGATTGTACATTTCTCCTTCAGGAAGATCCAAGCCAGGAGGGAGGTAAAGACTGGATTACTGACGGGTCAAAGGACAGGAGAAAAATCATGGGTTAGAGATGAGAGCATGTCTGGGTGCAGTCCCAACAGAAGGAAACAgttggagagagacacagggaaacaATAAGAAAGCTGAGTGTACAATTCAGGAAGGAGAGAATATATTTGCAGTGTTGATGTAATCCACAGGTTCCTTCCAGCTCTCACCTGAACATGATGACAGTGGCGTCGGCCAGTGGCATCTGCTGAAGGGCATAGAAGAGCAGGATCATGGCATTGGAGCCGATGAAACCCCGAAGCACCAGATATATACGTTTATCCCTGGGACCAAGGAAACCTgtcctggaggagcagagacatgaggatggatggatggatggatggatggaaggatggaatgACTGATACAGGGAATGATAAACAGAATTCTGGGGGAAAACGGGATGGATGGAGTAAAGTGAGCTGCAACGTGAGCTGAGTGATGACAGATGGTTGGATGgctggatagatagatgaaCACATTTAGGTTGTGAGGAAACGACAGTGATGGATGGATTCATGGATGTGGCTGCAAACTCGGGGAGGAGGGACACTTTTGTCGgtgaagataaaataaagagGAATGTAGTGGAcgaatggatggaaggatgaatAAGTAGCTGAATGAATAGAAGTACTGGTTGTCGTCTTTGGGAATTCAGTTAAAGTTCAAATCTTTGGGTCACagtgtcatttaaaatgtatattttctgaTAACCTGTGCAGTTCATTGTAGTTTTGACAGTGTTATTGTGTGAAGATGGCATGAGATGGGTGCTACTGTTAACTACTTTATTTAGAAACTAGAATTACTGCTGATCCTAACATACTGCATTCACGTTGATATACAGTAAGTTCACTGTGACTTTTCACACCAGTTGAGAACTGGTCAGAATCTGAACAAATTCCCTAGAGGCAGGTTGTGAAGTTGACCAcccaaatcaaatcagttaatctgtGAGACTAGTGGGAAGACATTTTTCAAAACGTTTTAAACTTTCCCATCACCTACTTCCTGACAAACGTGTTTAAACTGGTCTCAGCAGTTTAAGTTTGTGGATAAGCCAAGATACTTACCTGCAACGTGAAGGTAAAGCATGAAGACAACAGCAGAAAACCAAAGATATAAATTACTGTCAGTGACACGTGTTTCCTTGCTGAGTTAAAGCACTTTATCCTATCACAACACACAGTGTAAATTGCTGGTTTATATAAAGACTGTTTTGGGAGTGTTACTTTCGCACTAATTATGTCATTTGTGGAGTTAATGTTTAACCGTGTGACTAACTCTTCAGTGTTTCAGTTTCTAAATCATGCTTACTTGTGGTAGATGAGTAAAGGCATAACGAAGAGCATCTGGAAGAAGCAGCGTATGGCACTGATTTCTATGGCATGGATTCCCTGGATGGTTTTCACCAGGAGAGCGATGATAGAGAAGAAAACCGTTGACAGGAAAGCATAGAACAAACCCAGACTCTGACAGCCCTTTGGTTCCTCTGCACCTGTATacaagagagaggggaaaggtCGGTGAGGTTGGAGGAGAAGATATGTGAGAGGGGAAGGAAAGAGACACAGGGGGCCCTGAAGAGGGGCATCACTGTTCCACACTTCACCTAAAAGAATATTGCTTGTTTCATTGTAACCATGTTGGTACAGTAACTACAGGATGTCATCGAACTCCACGGGGTCTGGGTGAAAGTTCGCTTGCAAAAACCACAAACGAAAAGATCTGCAAAAGACGGCGGTGCAGTGTTTGCTCAACCTGCCCGTGGAACAATAAACTGATACGCTCGCACAGATTAAATTTCCACCTGTGGTGTCTCCGACTTCCTTCTTTGTACTTGTAGAACATTGTGTGGTCGGCTGCACGCAAGCAGTTTGTCTTTTTCACCCTGCACCAAACCAGAGAGCAGGATTGTCTAAAAAATCTATGTCACATTAGTGGTTTTAGTTTTACCAGTATGACTTGTACATACAGTGGCATTAGTATAGTGTTCAATTACTGAATTAGTATTAAAGTATTCGTTTTTAATAGTTTGTGTATCAATATTTTGattaaaagtgaaaacaaagtttAGTTTTACAAGTGTAATGTGCATGTGGCCACACCTTTAGTGGCCCTGGTAGAGTAAAAGTGCACTGTCATCCTACTGAAGGATGATGCAAATGTTAAACTGGTTTATGACGGACCGTAAGCTACCCACATTGTAACTGAGCTGTTGACATTGTAAAATACTATAAGTCGAAAACTGGATTACAGCAATAACTTGTGTCATATTGTTCGTTTactataaaaatgtttaattaagaGGTATCATATAATATtggattcctgttaattccaaCCACAATCATTGGTAGAAAAAGTACAGATCGATGTTGAAATACCAAAATGCCATGAATAACATATTTCCATTAAAACTAATTTTCTTACATGGCTTATATCATTTAGTCGCTTTTACTTTGTAGTTTGGTGACGTAAAGCCGGATGAAGTGACGTCATATGTGGAAGCGTTGTAGAAAAAAGTCACGTcgaaactttaaaataaactttataaaataaatttaaataagttaATGCGTGTTCCTTATTGGCTGATGACAAGCACATGGTGCCGGCGCGGTTACATTGACACGAGACGCTCCGTGGTTGTATAACGTGACGCAGGAAGTTAATTCCCGTTATTTCTCTAAGCTCATTAATGGAAGAACCGAGGTGTCCCGGGCGGGGACACTGATCCCTGCGGGGTTCCGGTGGTTTGTACCCGGGGTGAGTTCCCCTCTTACCGTCCGGGACGCTTCCTCCTCGGGATGCGGGCTCACTCCGGAGACAACATAACGGCGGGCACAGGGTTTTCTTCACGCCGGCTTCCAGTGACTCCACGGCCCGGGTCGCTTCCACATCCGCCTCCtcagcatcctcctcctcctcatcctcgtcttCGTACCCGGACGACAGGCGACAGATGCCCCGAAGTTGAACCCGCTCCTCCGCCCGCTCGTCGTCGTCGTCGCCCTCGCCGCTCTCGGTGTCGGGGCCGCGGTCAACTTTGTGGAACACTACGGTGATGGTGCCGTCCTCCGCGGACGATGGCCGGTGGTTACAATCGCCCATGGTGAGATGTGGCGGCGCGGCGGCAGCATGCCTCGGACTGCTGTCCTCCGTGTGCGCTGCCCGGAGTGCCGGAGAAGGAGCCGGGGTTAATGACTAACCTTGGTGGCAGGACACCAGCTCCCATGCGGTGGTGAGTTCGCCCGCAGGGGGGCAGAGCTGAACCCGGTCCACCTCCGCTGATCCGCTGCAGCAGGAGCCTATGACAGAGGAGGCAGGGGAGCTGTGAGCCAACCACATCCACACGCTGCTCACACATGGGACCGACACACGCTGTTTGTGTTAGATATAACACAACATGGAGCTCACAGCCAGGACCTCCACATCTAAACCATCTCCTATAGGCTCACACGGTCATGAGTCCCAATACAAACATATGTATCATGTACAGTACGAATCTAACTTAATAAACATGATGGAACAGTTTCCcccaaaataacaacaacaatgcaATATATAAGaggcccccccccaaaaaaaaaagatgtatgtaaatgtgtgtgtacttatgtgtatatatgtgtgtatgagcATGAATAGGTATTtgtataaatgtgtaaatgtgtgtgtatgagaatatgtgtataagtgtgtttttatgtgtgaaaatgtgtgtgtgcatgtgtatgagtATATATG
The Pleuronectes platessa chromosome 21, fPlePla1.1, whole genome shotgun sequence DNA segment above includes these coding regions:
- the slc35g1 gene encoding solute carrier family 35 member G1, yielding MGDCNHRPSSAEDGTITVVFHKVDRGPDTESGEGDDDDERAEERVQLRGICRLSSGYEDEDEEEEDAEEADVEATRAVESLEAGVKKTLCPPLCCLRSEPASRGGSVPDGAEEPKGCQSLGLFYAFLSTVFFSIIALLVKTIQGIHAIEISAIRCFFQMLFVMPLLIYHKTGFLGPRDKRIYLVLRGFIGSNAMILLFYALQQMPLADATVIMFSNPVFTSLLAWIFLKEKCTIWDCVFTVFTLTGVLLIARPPFLFGQQVRGIEGDYVNHVKGTIAAFAGAIGAAFTFVILRKMGKSVHYYLSVWYYAVIGLIECLITVTVLGEWKYPYCGRDRWILMLIAVLGIAGQTFLTKALQIEKAGPVALMRTVDVVLAFIFQFIFFNRAPTLWSLGGALCVVASTSGIAVKKWYSNSRKS